The following are from one region of the Isoalcanivorax indicus genome:
- the cas2 gene encoding CRISPR-associated endonuclease Cas2 yields MWLIAVYDCPMTTPEARHEYTVFRKRLLKNAFIQVQYSLYVRHFPTMAAAEAMIQRLKHQIPSDAKVAFMLMTDKQYAMTREFLGPRPKQQRPDAPDQIMLI; encoded by the coding sequence ATGTGGTTAATTGCTGTTTATGACTGCCCCATGACCACGCCGGAAGCTCGGCATGAGTACACTGTATTCCGTAAGCGTCTGTTAAAGAACGCGTTTATACAGGTGCAATACTCTCTTTATGTTCGTCACTTTCCCACGATGGCCGCCGCTGAGGCCATGATCCAGCGTCTGAAACACCAGATTCCGAGCGATGCCAAGGTTGCTTTTATGCTCATGACAGACAAGCAATACGCCATGACCCGCGAGTTTCTTGGCCCGCGCCCTAAACAGCAAAGACCTGATGCGCCAGACCAGATCATGCTGATATAG
- the cas9 gene encoding type II CRISPR RNA-guided endonuclease Cas9 (Cas9, originally named Csn1, is the large, multifunctional signature protein of type II CRISPR/Cas systems. It is well known even to general audiences because its RNA-guided endonuclease activity has made it a popular tool for custom editing of eukaryotic genomes.) produces MRYRLGLDLGTASIGCAAFSMDEQGEPEKLIWFHERLFSEPLINDKGQLKPKKADRRLARQQRRQIDRRASRLRRVAHTARLIGIDPVQTDTSSFSNDVPFLRAKAARERIELNELFAVLMRMAKKRGYAGTLKVASKTGDAGVVASGSSVLTEEMDALARKKDVQSVTVGEYLYARVQYGLPARLKVAANNDYIAPKYPAFREYLGLPVREDGRHQLPNMYALRESLEAEFHQIWNVQKEFHPALKKEGVRDSLFAAIFYQRPLKSFEDKVGKCSLEVHLPRAPRAQMAAQDFRIEKQLADLRWGMGKNSETLSEEQKEVVRAILGKQREASFKAIYKALEKSGCSGPSGKGLNMDRAVLGGRDSLTGNTTLHAWRKLGLEGDWLGLDEVTQIQVINFLSGLGSPEQLDVDDWPSRFRGKSGKPRNFSRGFVSFIDKLRANDKFDRMSKMGFDAGRASYSVKALVRITKWLKYPSWEEMPNIPRVDEDAAIRECYPDHLSEDAEEAVGRLGLPSSTGNEVVDVALRQLRVIINNAIDANGGTPAQIVVELAREMKGGVTRRNDMERKSKRFSNERKEAAKRIAQAGKSPTPTLIKRYQLWEEQNHQCPYCESSLGISDALSGAHTNFEHILPRSLTQVGYKRSEIVLAHRDCNDEKGNRTPWQAFGERDDKRWQIIEARAEALRKKKSYRKANLLVMKDFEGEVLTDKSIAEFSDRQLHESSWLAKVATQWLSTLGSDVYVSRGSLTANLRRRWGLDTVIPQVRLETGLPLVDESGELISHEEFNRFRPQWEGHPVTRETRTDRRPDKRIDHRHHLIDAIVIALTSRSLYQRYANAWRIAEEERKNGSINVRVELPVPVPNIRDVALAAVRECRISHKPDRYPDGRFFQDTAYGLEKRMNPATGEPEEWLVKREPLTSLAPDKWSADKVRKNIDDIVGEGVRLHVRSVFERRVNSGMTPQQALREPIEFQGNILRKVRCYASKASDHVRIEHNSRQGLHYKYLLNDGYAYMELHVEAGGLVGNPNLVRPREGCKIKLHDTKEGVVRFYKSDTVENKNSGMRYVIHQIKAQGGGMLVMAPVTETRPVRDLDSKWGLKKVSGKGLLNFRPV; encoded by the coding sequence ATGCGTTATAGACTAGGACTTGATCTTGGAACTGCGTCCATTGGTTGTGCTGCCTTCTCTATGGATGAGCAAGGCGAGCCAGAGAAGCTGATCTGGTTTCACGAGCGGCTTTTCTCCGAACCGCTGATAAACGATAAGGGGCAGTTAAAGCCCAAGAAAGCAGATCGAAGATTGGCACGTCAGCAGCGTCGCCAGATTGATCGGCGAGCTTCTCGCTTACGCCGGGTCGCTCACACTGCAAGGCTTATCGGTATCGATCCTGTTCAAACAGACACGTCCTCTTTTTCCAATGATGTTCCTTTCCTTCGGGCAAAAGCCGCCCGAGAACGTATTGAGTTGAACGAACTGTTCGCTGTGTTGATGCGCATGGCAAAGAAGCGGGGCTATGCAGGGACTCTGAAGGTGGCCAGTAAAACTGGGGATGCTGGTGTGGTCGCGAGTGGTTCGTCTGTGCTGACTGAAGAAATGGATGCGTTGGCGAGAAAGAAAGATGTTCAGAGTGTCACGGTTGGTGAATATCTGTATGCACGTGTTCAGTATGGTTTGCCTGCTCGTCTGAAAGTTGCAGCTAATAATGATTATATTGCTCCTAAGTATCCTGCGTTTCGGGAATACCTTGGCCTTCCAGTACGCGAGGACGGGCGGCATCAGTTGCCCAATATGTACGCTTTGCGTGAGTCCCTTGAGGCAGAGTTCCATCAGATATGGAATGTACAGAAGGAATTTCATCCAGCTCTAAAAAAAGAGGGGGTTCGGGATAGCCTTTTTGCGGCAATATTCTATCAGCGTCCTCTAAAATCTTTCGAAGATAAAGTGGGTAAATGTTCCCTGGAGGTTCATTTGCCAAGAGCGCCAAGGGCTCAAATGGCCGCTCAGGATTTCAGGATAGAGAAGCAACTCGCCGATTTGCGTTGGGGGATGGGGAAAAATTCTGAAACCCTTTCTGAGGAACAGAAAGAGGTTGTTCGTGCTATTCTGGGAAAGCAGAGAGAGGCATCTTTCAAGGCGATTTATAAAGCACTGGAGAAGTCCGGTTGCTCAGGGCCTTCAGGGAAAGGGTTGAATATGGATCGCGCAGTGCTTGGAGGGCGTGATAGCTTAACAGGTAATACGACGTTACATGCATGGCGTAAACTTGGGCTGGAGGGGGATTGGCTGGGCCTCGATGAAGTTACCCAGATTCAGGTGATTAATTTCCTTTCAGGTCTGGGTTCACCAGAGCAGTTGGATGTTGATGATTGGCCTTCGCGTTTCAGAGGTAAATCGGGCAAGCCAAGAAATTTCTCCCGGGGATTTGTATCCTTTATTGATAAGCTCAGGGCGAATGACAAGTTCGATCGCATGAGCAAGATGGGCTTTGATGCAGGCCGAGCAAGTTATTCGGTGAAAGCCTTGGTTAGGATTACAAAATGGCTTAAATATCCAAGTTGGGAGGAAATGCCGAATATTCCTCGTGTTGATGAGGATGCTGCTATCAGGGAGTGCTATCCAGATCATCTGAGCGAAGATGCCGAGGAGGCTGTAGGCCGGTTAGGCTTGCCCTCGTCAACCGGCAATGAAGTTGTTGACGTGGCCTTGCGGCAACTGAGGGTAATCATCAACAACGCTATTGACGCCAATGGAGGCACTCCAGCTCAGATAGTGGTTGAGCTTGCCCGGGAAATGAAAGGCGGAGTAACTCGTCGTAATGATATGGAAAGGAAAAGCAAGCGATTTTCCAATGAGAGGAAGGAGGCAGCTAAAAGAATTGCTCAGGCGGGAAAGTCGCCCACTCCTACGCTTATTAAGCGCTATCAATTGTGGGAAGAGCAAAACCATCAATGCCCCTATTGCGAAAGTAGCCTGGGAATAAGTGATGCGTTAAGCGGTGCGCATACAAACTTTGAGCATATTCTCCCTAGATCATTGACGCAGGTCGGTTACAAACGCTCTGAGATTGTTCTGGCGCACCGCGACTGCAATGACGAGAAAGGTAATCGCACCCCTTGGCAGGCATTCGGTGAAAGGGATGACAAGCGTTGGCAGATTATCGAGGCTCGTGCAGAAGCGTTGCGCAAGAAGAAGTCATATCGCAAGGCAAATCTTCTTGTGATGAAAGACTTCGAAGGCGAGGTTCTTACTGATAAGTCAATTGCTGAGTTCTCGGACCGGCAGCTTCATGAAAGCTCCTGGCTGGCTAAAGTTGCCACCCAGTGGTTGTCCACGCTGGGTAGCGATGTTTATGTTTCGCGCGGCTCTCTTACGGCCAATCTGCGTCGTCGATGGGGGTTGGACACTGTTATTCCCCAAGTTCGCTTAGAAACCGGGCTGCCGCTGGTTGATGAAAGCGGTGAGCTCATTTCCCATGAGGAATTTAATAGGTTTCGCCCTCAATGGGAGGGGCACCCTGTTACCAGAGAAACACGCACGGATCGTCGCCCGGACAAGAGAATTGATCATCGACACCACTTGATAGATGCCATTGTGATTGCATTGACGTCCCGAAGCCTGTATCAGCGCTATGCCAATGCCTGGAGAATTGCGGAGGAAGAGCGCAAGAATGGGAGTATAAACGTGAGGGTTGAGCTGCCTGTCCCTGTGCCTAATATTCGTGATGTGGCGCTTGCAGCGGTGCGAGAGTGCCGCATTAGCCACAAGCCGGATCGATATCCGGATGGTCGCTTCTTTCAAGACACTGCGTATGGCTTGGAGAAACGCATGAATCCGGCGACCGGAGAGCCAGAAGAGTGGCTGGTCAAGCGAGAACCTTTGACTTCGCTGGCACCAGATAAGTGGAGTGCCGATAAGGTTAGGAAAAATATAGATGACATCGTAGGCGAGGGTGTCCGCCTTCATGTCCGGAGTGTATTTGAAAGGCGTGTTAACTCCGGAATGACACCGCAGCAGGCGCTGCGGGAGCCGATTGAGTTCCAGGGCAATATTCTCAGGAAAGTCCGCTGTTACGCTTCCAAAGCGTCAGATCATGTTCGAATTGAGCATAATAGTAGACAGGGACTACATTATAAGTATCTTTTGAATGATGGTTACGCTTATATGGAGTTGCATGTTGAGGCAGGGGGCTTGGTTGGAAACCCTAACCTCGTTAGGCCCCGTGAAGGCTGCAAGATAAAACTTCATGACACTAAGGAAGGAGTTGTTCGTTTCTATAAGAGTGACACAGTTGAGAATAAAAATAGCGGTATGCGCTATGTCATTCATCAGATTAAAGCGCAAGGTGGTGGTATGTTGGTTATGGCACCGGTGACCGAAACGCGACCAGTGCGTGATCTTGACAGCAAGTGGGGGCTAAAAAAAGTTTCAGGAAAGGGGCTTCTGAATTTCAGGCCGGTGTAG
- a CDS encoding host attachment protein, with the protein MDKTWIVVAESSRARIFFAPNRVQPPQEIESFAFPESRLRDQDIYSDRPGRTFESANDSRSAMEPPDVRDQQHHTFARTISEALEKGRVKGKFDKLVIISPPAFLGALRHMLNDNLSKMVDKTIQKNLAGEDEETIRRYVFD; encoded by the coding sequence ATGGACAAGACCTGGATCGTTGTCGCTGAAAGCTCCCGCGCTCGTATTTTTTTCGCCCCCAATCGTGTACAGCCCCCGCAGGAAATCGAAAGCTTCGCCTTCCCCGAAAGCCGCCTCAGAGACCAGGACATCTACAGCGACCGACCCGGACGCACCTTTGAAAGCGCCAACGACAGCCGCAGCGCCATGGAGCCACCGGATGTGCGCGACCAGCAACACCACACCTTTGCCCGCACCATCAGCGAGGCCCTGGAAAAAGGCCGCGTCAAAGGCAAGTTCGACAAGCTGGTGATCATCTCACCGCCCGCCTTCCTCGGCGCCCTGCGCCATATGCTGAACGACAATCTGAGCAAGATGGTGGACAAGACCATCCAGAAGAATCTGGCCGGGGAGGATGAGGAGACGATCAGGCGGTATGTGTTTGATTGA
- a CDS encoding aldo/keto reductase: protein MEYRRLGRTDLNVSALCLGTMTWGKQNTAEEGFAQMDLAVEHGINFFDTAEMYAVPTSAETAGKTEEIIGQWFARSGRRQDIILATKAAGPGDWIKHIRGGPRLNREHLEQAVEGSLRRLQTDVIDLYQLHWPERSTNFFGRLGYKHRQDDAAVPIEETIEALDGLVKAGKIRHYGLSNETAWGTMKYVMEAERLGAPRPVSIQNPYSLLNRSFEVGLAEVAHREDIGLLAYSPLAFGMLSGKYRHNTWPEAARLTLFKQFSRYTNPQAEAATEKYCQLAEAHNLSPAQLALQYVTTRPFVTSNIIGATSLAQLEENLRSIEVPLDKELEKALDAIHAEHPYPSP, encoded by the coding sequence ATGGAATACCGCCGCCTCGGCCGCACCGATCTGAACGTCAGCGCCCTGTGCCTGGGCACCATGACCTGGGGCAAACAGAACACCGCCGAGGAAGGCTTCGCGCAAATGGACCTGGCCGTGGAACACGGCATCAACTTCTTCGACACCGCCGAGATGTACGCCGTGCCGACCTCCGCCGAGACCGCTGGCAAGACCGAAGAGATCATCGGCCAGTGGTTCGCCCGCAGCGGCCGCCGCCAGGACATCATTCTGGCCACCAAGGCCGCAGGCCCCGGCGACTGGATCAAGCATATTCGTGGCGGCCCGCGCCTCAACCGCGAACATCTGGAGCAGGCCGTGGAGGGCAGCCTGCGCCGCCTGCAGACCGATGTGATCGACCTGTACCAGCTGCACTGGCCCGAACGCAGCACCAACTTCTTCGGCCGCCTGGGCTACAAGCACCGCCAGGACGACGCCGCCGTGCCGATTGAAGAGACCATCGAAGCGCTGGACGGCCTGGTCAAAGCCGGCAAGATCCGCCACTACGGCCTGTCCAACGAGACCGCCTGGGGCACCATGAAGTACGTGATGGAGGCCGAACGCCTGGGCGCGCCCCGCCCGGTGTCGATCCAGAACCCCTATTCCCTGCTCAACCGCAGCTTCGAAGTCGGCCTGGCCGAAGTGGCCCACCGCGAGGACATCGGCCTGCTGGCCTATTCCCCGCTGGCCTTCGGCATGCTCTCCGGCAAATACCGTCACAATACCTGGCCGGAGGCGGCCCGCCTGACCCTGTTCAAGCAGTTCTCGCGCTACACCAACCCGCAGGCCGAGGCCGCCACGGAGAAATACTGCCAACTGGCCGAGGCCCACAACCTGAGCCCCGCGCAGCTGGCCCTGCAATACGTCACCACACGCCCCTTCGTCACCAGCAACATCATTGGCGCCACCAGCCTGGCGCAACTGGAGGAGAACCTGCGCAGCATCGAGGTGCCGCTGGACAAGGAGCTGGAGAAGGCGCTGGATGCGATTCACGCCGAGCACCCGTATCCGTCCCCCTGA
- a CDS encoding SGNH/GDSL hydrolase family protein: MRFTPSTRIRPPEVAVRTLLCWALVLALLPLLALLLPLLALQGRHTRRTALRLPEAEGPSCGQLHPPDGAVGPPLHLLIIGESPVAGVGVTHHTDGAGPGMARPLAALSGRSVHWQCHGHNGLRLAGLLARPLPDAPPRADLVLVMMGVNDTTGLTRLRRWRHQLHQLVDTLQQRQPGARIAFAPVPPMHRFTALPQPLRAVIGLRARQLDRVLRQVSARRHCPVLDYGDPSDPALLAEDGYHPSAAGFAAMGERLARQAIEKLPDLRQSEGEGGMPE; encoded by the coding sequence ATGCGATTCACGCCGAGCACCCGTATCCGTCCCCCTGAGGTCGCCGTGCGCACCCTGCTGTGCTGGGCACTGGTCCTGGCGCTATTGCCCCTGCTGGCGCTGCTATTACCCCTGCTGGCGCTACAGGGCCGCCACACCCGTCGCACGGCCCTGCGTCTGCCGGAAGCCGAAGGACCCTCCTGCGGCCAGTTGCACCCGCCAGACGGGGCCGTGGGGCCGCCGCTGCACCTGCTGATCATCGGGGAATCCCCCGTCGCCGGTGTTGGCGTGACCCACCACACCGACGGCGCGGGGCCCGGCATGGCCCGCCCCCTGGCCGCCCTGAGCGGGCGCAGCGTGCACTGGCAATGCCATGGCCACAACGGCCTGCGGCTGGCAGGCCTGCTGGCGCGCCCCCTGCCCGATGCCCCGCCCCGAGCCGATCTGGTGCTGGTCATGATGGGCGTCAACGACACCACCGGCCTGACACGCTTGCGCCGCTGGCGCCATCAGCTCCATCAACTGGTGGACACCCTGCAACAACGACAGCCCGGCGCCCGCATCGCCTTCGCCCCGGTACCGCCCATGCACCGCTTTACCGCCCTGCCCCAGCCGTTGCGCGCCGTCATCGGCCTGCGCGCCCGGCAGCTGGACCGGGTCTTGCGCCAGGTGAGCGCCCGCCGACACTGCCCGGTGCTGGATTATGGCGACCCGAGCGATCCCGCCCTGCTGGCGGAAGACGGCTATCACCCCTCCGCAGCAGGCTTTGCCGCCATGGGAGAGCGCCTGGCCCGACAGGCGATTGAGAAACTTCCTGATCTGCGTCAGTCTGAGGGGGAAGGAGGCATGCCAGAGTAA
- a CDS encoding nucleotidyl transferase AbiEii/AbiGii toxin family protein encodes MSKRDNQDFQYLVAQAMENPGLANMRPVVEKELLHYDILFALDRHQLLDDIVFQGGTSLRLCYNGNRFSEDLDFAGGADFSSRQLKDMKACIEDHLGQRYGLEVTVKEPASLRAETARNGINVDKWQIRIVTSPEQPDLPKQRIKLEVASIPAHTREARPLSRNYAFLPDGYNDVLIMVETKAEIMADKLVSLPVGSDPEKRVRHRDIWDLAWLHRQGTRMDVDMVRRKIDDYLVSDYDDKVVRMIEWLPDIISGRAFLDEMKRFVPKDVYERTLGQDKFSTFLLTNIREQLIDVRNSLQGTRTEAPLFKM; translated from the coding sequence ATGAGCAAGCGTGATAATCAGGATTTCCAATACCTGGTTGCTCAAGCCATGGAGAACCCGGGCCTGGCCAACATGCGGCCGGTGGTAGAGAAAGAGCTTCTGCATTACGACATCCTGTTTGCGCTCGATCGCCACCAGCTTCTTGATGACATCGTCTTCCAGGGCGGCACGTCCCTCAGACTGTGCTACAACGGCAACCGCTTCAGCGAAGATCTCGACTTTGCCGGAGGCGCGGATTTTTCATCGCGCCAGCTCAAGGATATGAAAGCGTGTATCGAAGACCACCTGGGCCAGCGCTATGGGCTTGAGGTCACCGTCAAGGAGCCCGCATCACTCAGAGCAGAGACCGCCCGTAACGGCATTAATGTCGACAAATGGCAGATCAGAATCGTGACGTCCCCGGAGCAGCCGGACCTGCCCAAACAGCGGATAAAGCTGGAAGTAGCGAGCATCCCGGCACACACACGAGAAGCCCGCCCACTGTCACGGAACTATGCCTTTCTTCCAGACGGCTATAACGATGTGTTGATCATGGTAGAGACAAAAGCCGAGATCATGGCCGACAAGCTGGTCTCCCTGCCCGTTGGCTCAGACCCGGAGAAACGGGTGCGGCATCGCGACATATGGGATCTGGCCTGGCTTCACAGGCAAGGCACCCGGATGGATGTGGATATGGTACGGAGGAAAATCGATGATTACCTTGTTTCAGATTATGATGACAAGGTCGTCCGAATGATAGAGTGGCTTCCAGACATCATCAGCGGGCGTGCCTTCCTGGATGAAATGAAGCGATTTGTTCCTAAAGACGTATATGAGCGGACCCTGGGTCAGGATAAGTTTTCTACATTTTTGCTGACCAACATTCGGGAGCAGCTGATTGATGTGAGGAACTCATTGCAAGGAACTCGCACTGAGGCACCTCTATTCAAGATGTAA
- a CDS encoding helix-turn-helix transcriptional regulator, translated as MNRLERLYLIHETLRDARHPVPLRRMVEAMEVTEGAARKDIRYLRDHFRAPIKYNQQLNGYYYDPEADAFELPGLWFTAAELHALLVCQQMLEGLQFDAIEDLMKPLKDRIRELLKAGGRGDTDISTRVKVQPVLYRSVHSATFQVVADALMAGWQLGFEYQARSKAERKTRQVSPQRLLHYRDNWYLLGWCHRADALRLFSLDKIEQPVAQERPARQLSNGELELDTEGSFGIFLGPARDYAHLRFNASAAQWVADEHWHPDQQGEWRGEHYHLTVPYANPTELIKEILRHGADVEVLEPEELREAVAARLREAVKRYG; from the coding sequence GTGAACCGGCTGGAGCGCCTTTACCTTATCCACGAAACCCTGCGTGACGCCCGCCATCCAGTGCCGCTTCGGCGCATGGTGGAGGCCATGGAAGTCACCGAGGGAGCAGCCAGGAAGGACATCCGCTACCTGCGTGACCACTTCCGGGCGCCTATCAAGTACAACCAGCAACTGAACGGCTATTACTACGACCCCGAGGCTGACGCCTTTGAGCTCCCCGGCCTGTGGTTCACCGCTGCCGAGCTCCATGCTCTGCTGGTTTGCCAGCAAATGCTCGAAGGCCTGCAGTTCGACGCCATTGAAGACCTGATGAAGCCCCTGAAAGACCGCATCCGCGAACTGCTGAAAGCGGGCGGGCGGGGGGACACCGACATCAGCACCCGCGTGAAAGTCCAGCCAGTCCTCTACCGCAGCGTCCACAGCGCTACATTCCAGGTGGTGGCGGATGCCTTGATGGCGGGGTGGCAACTGGGCTTCGAGTATCAGGCGCGCAGCAAGGCCGAACGCAAAACGCGCCAGGTTAGCCCCCAGCGGCTGCTGCATTACCGTGATAACTGGTACCTGCTGGGCTGGTGCCACCGGGCCGATGCCCTGCGGCTGTTCTCCCTGGACAAGATCGAGCAACCGGTGGCGCAGGAGAGGCCCGCCCGGCAGCTTTCAAATGGGGAACTGGAGCTGGATACCGAGGGCAGCTTCGGGATCTTTCTGGGTCCGGCCCGCGATTACGCTCACTTGCGCTTCAATGCCAGTGCGGCCCAGTGGGTGGCGGATGAGCACTGGCATCCGGACCAGCAGGGGGAGTGGCGTGGGGAGCACTACCACCTGACGGTGCCCTACGCGAATCCGACAGAGCTGATCAAGGAGATCTTGCGACACGGGGCTGATGTGGAGGTGTTGGAGCCGGAGGAGCTGAGAGAGGCGGTGGCTGCAAGGTTGCGCGAGGCGGTGAAGCGGTATGGTTAA
- a CDS encoding acyl-CoA dehydrogenase family protein, whose protein sequence is MIPRTLFSSDHDTFRDTVRKFLENEAAPHHEEWEHTGQVPKELWRKAGEQGFLCPMVSEEYGGLGADFLYSVVVSEEISRAGLTGIGWGLHTEIVAPYIEHYGSEEQKQKYLPKMVSGDIIGAIAMSEPAAGSDLQGIKTTAVKDGDGYILNGSKTFITNGQNADLVIVVAKTDPTKGAKGISLFLLDAGTPGFEKGKNLKKVGMKAQDTSELFFQDVRLPKEALLGQEGMGFIYLMQELPQERLGIAINGLAMAESAFEQTVRYVKDRKAFGKSIAEFQNTQFKLAELHTKLEVGRAYVDRCLELHLKKELDIPTAAASKYYITDLQCEVIDECLQLHGGYGYMWEYPIARMFADSRVQRIYGGTNEIMKTIIAKQILAD, encoded by the coding sequence ATGATACCCCGTACCCTGTTTTCGTCTGATCACGACACCTTCCGCGACACCGTGCGCAAGTTTCTGGAGAACGAAGCTGCGCCGCACCACGAAGAATGGGAGCACACCGGCCAGGTGCCGAAAGAGCTGTGGCGCAAGGCGGGCGAGCAGGGCTTCCTGTGCCCGATGGTGTCTGAAGAATACGGCGGCCTGGGCGCTGATTTTCTTTACAGCGTGGTGGTCAGTGAAGAAATTTCCCGCGCCGGCCTGACCGGCATCGGCTGGGGCCTGCACACGGAGATCGTGGCGCCCTACATCGAGCATTACGGCAGCGAAGAGCAGAAGCAGAAGTACCTGCCGAAGATGGTGTCCGGCGACATCATTGGCGCCATCGCCATGTCCGAACCGGCTGCCGGGTCCGACCTGCAGGGCATCAAGACCACCGCCGTCAAGGACGGCGACGGCTATATCCTCAACGGCTCCAAGACGTTTATCACCAACGGCCAGAATGCCGATCTGGTGATCGTGGTGGCCAAGACCGATCCGACCAAGGGCGCCAAGGGCATCAGCCTGTTTCTGCTGGACGCCGGCACCCCCGGCTTCGAAAAAGGCAAGAACCTGAAGAAAGTGGGCATGAAAGCCCAGGACACCTCCGAGCTGTTCTTCCAGGACGTGCGCCTGCCGAAAGAGGCCCTGCTGGGCCAGGAAGGCATGGGCTTTATCTACCTGATGCAAGAGCTGCCGCAGGAACGTCTGGGCATCGCCATCAACGGCCTGGCCATGGCCGAGAGTGCCTTCGAGCAGACCGTGCGCTACGTGAAAGACCGCAAGGCCTTCGGCAAGAGCATCGCTGAATTCCAGAACACCCAGTTCAAGCTGGCAGAGCTGCACACCAAACTGGAAGTGGGCCGCGCTTATGTGGACCGCTGTCTGGAACTGCACCTCAAGAAGGAACTGGATATCCCCACCGCGGCGGCATCCAAGTACTACATCACCGACCTGCAGTGCGAAGTGATCGACGAGTGCCTGCAGCTGCACGGCGGCTACGGCTACATGTGGGAATACCCGATCGCCCGCATGTTCGCCGACTCCCGCGTACAGCGTATCTACGGCGGTACCAACGAAATCATGAAGACCATCATCGCCAAGCAGATTCTGGCGGACTGA
- the cas1 gene encoding type II CRISPR-associated endonuclease Cas1 produces MSEHHVLLIENPCALNIHLECLKISRAGEEPIRIRPSDIAVLCLHHHTVQLSVHVLRRLTESGAAILVVDDQHQPSGMMLPTFGRPHATVRLRQQIELDRSKLHALVWQQLVSARLRSQSWVLEAYGRAPAARLARLAGLVEPGDAGHLEGQGARLYWDSLFDQPFKRKKRDAKDMINIHLNFGYSLLRSLITRELAQAALRPELGVGHRSTENPFNLADDFLEPYRFLVERLVVSRPPHKGEKFSSEHRRQIISGLFEQNVRLGDQDFRLPAAIRKTIASYLRILEAGGVGRRRKLLLPERPQ; encoded by the coding sequence ATGTCCGAGCATCATGTCCTTCTGATCGAGAATCCATGTGCGCTCAATATTCACCTTGAGTGCTTGAAGATTAGTCGGGCCGGCGAAGAGCCCATTCGGATACGTCCTTCCGATATTGCTGTACTTTGTCTCCACCATCATACGGTGCAGTTGTCTGTGCATGTGTTACGAAGGTTGACGGAATCTGGTGCGGCTATTTTAGTTGTGGATGACCAGCATCAACCATCTGGCATGATGCTACCGACCTTTGGCCGTCCTCACGCGACTGTTCGCTTGCGACAGCAGATTGAGCTGGATAGGAGTAAGCTGCACGCACTGGTTTGGCAGCAACTGGTTTCTGCCAGATTGCGTAGTCAGTCTTGGGTGCTTGAGGCTTATGGAAGGGCGCCGGCTGCCAGGCTGGCTCGCTTGGCTGGTTTGGTTGAACCGGGGGATGCGGGGCACCTTGAGGGACAGGGCGCCAGGCTGTACTGGGATAGTCTCTTCGATCAACCGTTCAAGCGTAAAAAACGCGATGCTAAGGACATGATTAATATCCACCTTAATTTCGGGTACTCCCTGTTGCGCTCATTGATCACGCGAGAGTTAGCCCAGGCGGCGTTGCGCCCTGAGTTGGGTGTGGGGCACAGAAGTACCGAGAACCCTTTCAATCTGGCTGATGATTTTTTAGAGCCGTATCGGTTTCTAGTGGAGCGCTTGGTGGTATCGCGCCCGCCTCATAAGGGGGAGAAGTTTTCCTCGGAACACCGCAGGCAGATTATCTCCGGTTTATTTGAGCAGAATGTGCGCCTTGGCGATCAGGATTTTCGCCTACCAGCTGCGATACGAAAAACCATCGCGAGCTACCTCCGGATTCTGGAGGCGGGAGGGGTGGGGCGCCGCCGAAAGTTGCTGCTGCCTGAGCGCCCGCAATAG
- the abiEi gene encoding type IV toxin-antitoxin system AbiEi family antitoxin translates to MRQSEAIKRLTDWDRRGRYVFAAADMAKVFAEDSPRGREATLTRLVREGLLERPSKGVYLYALSRHKGPDTLELIARTLRRGAYNYISLESALSEYGVISQIPVGRLTVITTGRKGEYSTPYGVLEFTHTQRSVSDILRSTLDRDRPLKIATVQAALRDLRRVGRNMHLVDEEVVYEQA, encoded by the coding sequence ATGCGGCAGAGCGAGGCCATCAAAAGACTCACAGACTGGGACCGTCGCGGGAGATACGTCTTTGCCGCAGCGGATATGGCGAAGGTGTTTGCTGAGGACTCGCCCAGAGGCCGGGAAGCCACCCTGACCCGCCTGGTTCGCGAGGGCCTTCTCGAACGGCCCTCCAAAGGCGTGTACCTCTACGCCCTCTCGCGCCACAAGGGCCCGGATACGCTTGAACTGATTGCCAGAACCCTGCGACGCGGCGCCTACAATTACATCAGCCTGGAATCAGCCCTGTCGGAGTACGGCGTGATTTCCCAGATCCCGGTGGGCCGCCTCACCGTCATCACCACCGGCCGCAAGGGTGAATACTCAACGCCCTACGGGGTCCTTGAATTCACTCATACGCAGCGCTCTGTTTCGGATATCTTGCGCTCCACGCTTGACCGAGACCGGCCCTTGAAGATTGCAACAGTGCAAGCGGCGTTAAGAGATTTGAGGCGCGTGGGCAGGAATATGCATCTGGTGGATGAGGAGGTGGTCTATGAGCAAGCGTGA